A region of Oxyura jamaicensis isolate SHBP4307 breed ruddy duck chromosome 9, BPBGC_Ojam_1.0, whole genome shotgun sequence DNA encodes the following proteins:
- the KIF1A gene encoding kinesin-like protein KIF1A isoform X26, whose product MAGASVKVAVRVRPFNSREMSRESKCIIQMSGSTTTILNPKQPKETPKSFSFDYSYWSHTTPADINYASQKQVYRDIGEEMLQHAFEGYNVCIFAYGQTGAGKSYTMMGKQEKDQQGIIPQLCEDLFSRINDTTNDNMSYSVEVSYMEIYCERVRDLLNPKNKGNLRVREHPLMGPYVEDLSKLAVTSYNDIQDLMDSGNKARTVAATNMNETSSRSHAVFNIIFTQKRHDAETDITTEKVSKISLVDLAGSERADSTGAKGTRLKEGANINKSLTTLGKVISALAEMDSGPNKNKKKKKTDFIPYRDSVLTWLLRENLGGNSRTAMVAALSPADINYDETLSTLRYADRAKQIRCNAVINEDPNNKLIRELKDEVARLRDLLYAQGLGDIIDMTNAIAGISPSSSLSALSSRAASVASLHERIMFAPGSEEAIERLKETEKIIAELNETWEEKLRRTEAIRMEREALLAEMGVAMREDGGTLGVFSPKKTPHLVNLNEDPLMSECLLYYIKDGITRVGREDAEKRQDIVLSGHFIKEEHCLFRSDTRTGGEVIVTLEPCEGADTYVNGKKVTEPSVLRSGNRIIMGKSHVFRFNHPEQARQERERTPCAETPAEPVDWAFAQRELLEKQGIDMKQEMEQRLQELEDQYRREREEANYLLEQQRLDYESKLEALQKQMDSRYYPEANEEEEEPEDEVQWTEREFELALWAFRKWKWYQFTSLRDLLWGNAIFLKEANAISVELKKKVQFQFVLLTDTLYSPLPPDLLPPDAAKDREKRPFPRTIVAVEVQDQKNGATHYWTLEKLRQRLDLMREMYDRAAEVPSSVIEDCDNVVTGGDPFYDRFPWFRLVGRAFVYLSNLLYPVPLVHRVAIVSEKGEVKGFLRVAVQAISADEEAPDYGSGVRQSGTAKISFDDQHFEKFQSESCPAVGMSRSGTSQEELRIVEGQGQISDLGPSADEVNNNTCAVTPEDLLLDSPEKSTMDGPLEAALDHLKLGSIFTFRVTVLQASSISAEYADIFCQFNFIHRHDEAFSTEPLKNTGRGPPLGFYHVQNIAVEVTKSFIEYIKSQPIVFEVFGHYQQHPFPPLCKDVLSPLRPSRRHFPRVMPLSKPVPATKLSTMTRPSAGPCQCKYDLMVFFEICELEANGDYIPAVVDHRGGMPCHGTFLLHQGIQRRITVTLVHETGSLIRWKEVRELVVGRIRNTPEADESLIDPNILSLNILSSGYIHPSQDDRTFYQFETAWDSSMHNSLLLNRVTPYREKIYITLSAYIEMENCTQPAVITKDFCMVFYSRDAKLPASRSIRNLFGSGSLRASESNRVTGVYELSLCRVADAGSPGMQRRRRRVLDTSVAYVRGEENLAGWRPRSDSLILDHQWELEKLSLLQEVEKTRHYLLLREKLETTQRLGLESLSPCSSEDSESRSTSCVSSPLSADGAPEGRTSLPETPSERQKELAVKCLRLLTHTFNREYSHSHVCISASESKLSEMSVTLMRDPSMSALGVTTLTPSSTCPSLVEGRYNAMEVRTLQVSSRVESPDLEPVVEGEQKKSPARRPEEEKEPQRLLVPDIQEIRVSPIVSKKGYLHFLEPHTNGWVKRFVVVRRPYVYIYNSDKDSVERAILNLSKAQVEYSEDQQAMLKQTPNTFAVCTEHRGILLQASSDKDMHDWLYAFNPLLAGSIRSKLSRRRTAQMRI is encoded by the exons CCATCCTGAACCCGAAGCAACCCAAAGAGACACCGAAAAGCTTCAGCTTTGACTATTCCTACTGGTCCCACACCACG CCCGCAGACATCAATTATGCATCCCAGAAGCAGGTGTACCGGGACATTGGCGAGGAGATGTTGCAGCATGCCTTCGAAGGCTATAACGTCTGCATCTTTGCCTACGGGCAGACAGGGGCTGGCAAATCCTACACCATGAtggggaagcaggagaaggaCCAGCAAGGCATCATCCCACAG CTGTGTGAGGACCTCTTCTCCCGAATCAACGACACAACCAACGACAACATGTCCTACTCCGTGGAG GTGAGCTACATGGAGATATACTGCGAGCGGGTCAGAGACCTCCTGAACCCCAAGAACAAGGGGAACCTGCGGGTGAGGGAGCATCCCCTCATGGGCCCCTATGTCGAGGACCTCTCCAAGCTGGCTGTGACCTCCTACAATGACATCCAGGATCTCATGGACTCAGGGAACAAGGCCCG CACGGTGGCTGCCACCAACATGAACGAGACCAGCAGCCGCTCACACGCCGTCTTCAACATCATCTTCACCCAGAAGCGACACGACGCCGAGACGGACATCACCACCGAGAAG GTCAGCAAAATCAGCCTGGTGGACCTGGCTGGGAGCGAGCGAGCTGACTCCACCGGTGCGAAGGGCACGAGGCTGAAG GAAGGAGCAAACATCAACAAGTCCTTGACCACACTGGGGAAAGTCATCTCTGCTCTGGCCGAAATG GATTCAGGGCCAAATAAG aacaagaagaagaagaaaacgGATTTCATCCCCTACCGGGACTCGGTGCTAACCTGGCTGCTGCGGGAGAACCTGG GGGGCAACTCCAGGACCGCCATGGTCGCTGCGCTCAGCCCCGCCGACATCAACTACGATGAGACCCTCAGCACGTTAAG GTATGCTGATCGCGCCAAGCAGATCCGCTGCAACGCCGTCATCAACGAGGACCCCAACAACAAGCTCATCCGGGAGCTGAAGGACGAGGTGGCCCGCCTGCGTGACCTCCTCTACGCCCAGGGTCTCGGGGACATCATTGACA TGACCAACGCCATTGCCGGCATCAgcccctcttcctccctgtcAGCTCTCTCCAGCCGCGCCGCCTCCGTTGCCAGCCTCCACGAGCGCATCATGTTTGCTCCAGGCAGCGAAGAGGCCATCGAGAGGCTTAAG GAAACAGAGAAGATCATTGCTGAGCTGAACGAGACGTGGGAGGAGAAGCTGCGCAGGACAGAGGCGATCCGGATGGAGAG ggaagCCTTGCTGGCCGAGATGGGGGTGGCCATGAGAGAGGACGGAGGCACCCTGGGTGTTTTCTCTCCTAAAAAG ACGCCCCACTTGGTCAACCTGAACGAGGACCCGCTCATGTCTGAGTGCCTTCTCTACTACATCAAGGACGGGATAACCAG GGTTGGTCGGGAAGATGCAGAGAAGAGGCAGGACATTGTTCTCAGCGGGCACTTCATCAAGGAAGAGCACTGCCTCTTCCGCAGCGACACAAGGACGGGCGGTGAAG TGATTGTGACCCTGGAGCCCTGCGAAGGCGCCGACACCTACGTGAATGGCAAAAAGGTGACGGAGCCCAGCGTCCTGCGGTCAG GAAACCGGATCATCATGGGGAAGAGCCACGTCTTCCGCTTCAACCACCCCGAGCAGGCCCGGCAGGAGCGGGAGCGGACGCCGTGTGCGGAGACGCCCGCCGAGCCCGTGGACTGGGCCTTTGCCCAGagagagctgctggagaagcagggcATCGACATGAAGCAGGAGATGGAGCAGAG GCTGCAGGAACTGGAGGACCAGTACCGGCGGGAGAGGGAGGAGGCCAATTACCttctggagcagcagaggctg GACTATGAGAGCAAATTGGaggctctgcagaagcagatgGACTCTAGGTATTACCCTGAGGCCAACGAGGAAGAAGAAGAACCTGAAGATGAAG TGcagtggacggagcgggagttCGAGCTCGCCCTCTGGGCCTTCAGGAAGTGGAAGTGGTACCAGTTCACCTCCCTCCGTGACCTGCTGTGGGGCAACGCCATCTTCCTCAAGGAAGCCAACGCCATCAGCGTGGAGCTGAAGAAAAAG GTCCAGTTCCAGTTTGTCCTCCTGACGGACACGCTGTATTCGCCGCTCCCTCCCGACCTGCTGCCTCCTGATGCTGCCAAGGACCGGGAGAAGCGGCCGTTCCCCCGGACCATCGTGGCTGTGGAGGTGCAGGACCAGAAGAACGGGGCAACGCATTACTGGACCCTGGAGAAGCTCAG GCAGCGCCTGGACCTAATGCGCGAAATGTACGACCGTGCAGCAGAAGTGCCTTCGAGCGTCATCGAGGACTGCGACAACGTGGTGACCGGCGGAGATCCCTTCTACGACCGCTTCCCGTGGTTCAGGCTGGTTGGCAG GGCCTTCGTGTACCTCAGCAACCTGCTGTACCCCGTGCCCCTGGTCCATCGCGTGGCCATCGTCAGCGAGAAGGGCGAGGTGAAGGGCTTCCTGCGCGTGGCCGTCCAGGCCATCTCAG CCGACGAGGAGGCCCCGGACTATGGCTCCGGAGTGCGGCAGTCGGGGACGGCGAAGATATCCTTTGACGACCAGCACTTTGAGAAG TTCCAGTCCGAGTCCTGCCCCGCCGTGGGGATGTCCCGCTCGGGAACCTCCCAGGAGGAGCTGCGCATCGTCGAAGGCCAGGGGCAGATCAGTGACTTGGGGCCCTCCGCCGACGAAGTCAACAACAACACCTGCGCAG TGACACCAGAGGACCTTCTCCTGGACAGCCCAGAGAAGTCCACAATGGATGGGCCCCTGGAGGCAGCTCTGGACCACCTGAAGCTGGGCAGCATCTTCACTTTCCGAGTGACTGTCCTGCAAGCCTCCAGCATCTCAGCAGAATATGCAGATATCTTCTGCCAGTTCAA CTTCATCCATCGCCACGACGAGGCCTTTTCAACAGAGCCCTTGAAGAACACAGGGCGAGGGCCGCCGCTGGGTTTCTACCACGTCCAAAAC atTGCTGTGGAGGTGACCAAGTCCTTCATCGAGTACATCAAGAGCCAGCCGATCGTATTTGAAGTTTTTGGGCACTATCAGCAACACCCCTTCCCACCTCTCTGCAAGGACGTCCTCAG CCCACTGAGGCCATCCCGGCGCCACTTCCCCCGGGTGATGCCGCTCTCCAAGCCAG tgcctgccACCAAACTGAGCACCATGACTCGTCCCAGCGCCGGACCCTGCCAGTGCAAGTACGACCTGATGGTCTTCTTCGAGATCTGCGAGCTGGAGGCCAATGGCGA CTACATCCCGGCCGTTGTGGACCACCGCGGAGGCATGCCGTGCCACGGCACCTTCCTGCTCCACCAG GGTATCCAGAGGAGGATCACCGTCACCTTGGTGCATGAAACGGGCAGCCTGATCCGCTGGAAGGAAGTGCGGGAGCTGGTTGTGG GTCGGATCCGGAACACCCCAGAAGCTGACGAGTCTCTCATCGACCCCAACATCCTGTCCCTGAACATCCTGTCCTCTGGCTACATCCATCCTTCCCAGGATGACCG GACTTTCTACCAGTTTGAGACGGCGTGGGACAGCTCCATGCACAACTCCCTGCTGCTCAACCGCGTCACCCCGTACCGGGAGAAAATCTACATCACCCTTTCCGCATACATCGAG ATGGAGAACTGCACCCAGCCCGCCGTCATCACCAAAGATTTCTGCATGGTTTTCTACTCCCGCGACGCCAAGCTCCCTGCCTCCCGCTCCATCCGCAACCTCTTCGGCAGCGGCAGCCTGCGGGCTTCCGAGAG CAACCGCGTGACGGGCGTCTACGAGCTGAGCCTGTGCCGTGTGGCGGACGCCGGCAGTCCAG GCATGCAGAGGCGTCGCCGGCGTGTGCTGGACACCTCCGTAGCCTACGTCAGGGGAGAGGAGAACCTGGCCGGCTGGCGGCCCCGCAGCGACAGCCTCATCCTCGACCATCAGTGGGAGCTGGAGAAACTCAGCCTCCTGCAAGAA GTGGAGAAGACCAGGCACTACCTGCTGCTGCGTGAGAAGCTGGAGACCACCCAGCGGCTGGGCCTGGAGAGCCTGTCCCCGTGCTCCAGCGAGGACTCCGAGTCTCGAAGCACCTCCTGCGTCTCCTCCCCGCTGTCTGCCGACGGGGCCCCGGAGGGACGGACCTCTCTGCCCGAGACCCCCAGCGAGAGGCAGAAGGAGCTGGCTGTGAAG TGCCTGCGCCTGCTCACGCACACCTTCAACCGCGAGTACAGCCACAGCCACGTCTGCATCAGCGCCAGCGAGAGCAAG CTGTCTGAAATGTCTGTGACCCTGATGAGAGATCCCTCCATGTCAGCTCTCGGGGTCACCACCCTCACCCCCTCCTCAACCTGCCCATCGCTGGTGGAAGGACGCTACAATGCCATGGAAGTCAG AACCCTGCAGGTCTCCTCCAGGGTGGAGAGTCCTGACCTGGAGCCTGTGGTGGAAGGGGAGCAGAAGAAGTCCCCAGCCCGCCGgcctgaggaagagaaggagccCCAGCGTCTGCTGGTGCCCGACATTCAGGAGATCCGGGTCAG ccccatCGTCTCCAAGAAGGGCTACCTGCACTTCCTGGAGCCCCACACCAACGGGTGGGTGAAGCGCTTCGTGGTGGTCAGGCGCCCGTACGTCTACATCTACAACTCGGACAAGGACTCGGTGGAGAGGGCCATACTCAACCTCTCCAAGGCCCAAGTGGAGTACAGCGAGGACCAGCAGGCCATGCTGAAG CAGACCCCCAACACCTTCGCGGTGTGCACGGAGCACCGGGGCATCCTGCTGCAGGCGAGCAGTGACAAGGACATGCACGACTGGCTCTACGCCTTCAACCCCCTCCTGGCTGGGTCCATAAG ATCCAAGCTGTCCAGAAGGAGAACAGCCCAGATGAGAATCTAA
- the KIF1A gene encoding kinesin-like protein KIF1A isoform X5 yields the protein MAGASVKVAVRVRPFNSREMSRESKCIIQMSGSTTTILNPKQPKETPKSFSFDYSYWSHTTPADINYASQKQVYRDIGEEMLQHAFEGYNVCIFAYGQTGAGKSYTMMGKQEKDQQGIIPQLCEDLFSRINDTTNDNMSYSVEVSYMEIYCERVRDLLNPKNKGNLRVREHPLMGPYVEDLSKLAVTSYNDIQDLMDSGNKARTVAATNMNETSSRSHAVFNIIFTQKRHDAETDITTEKVSKISLVDLAGSERADSTGAKGTRLKEGANINKSLTTLGKVISALAEMDSGPNKNKKKKKTDFIPYRDSVLTWLLRENLGGNSRTAMVAALSPADINYDETLSTLRYADRAKQIRCNAVINEDPNNKLIRELKDEVARLRDLLYAQGLGDIIDTHPAAEGSKYVSDFENNNGTSGAELSQRHDNLSTVTNAIAGISPSSSLSALSSRAASVASLHERIMFAPGSEEAIERLKETEKIIAELNETWEEKLRRTEAIRMEREALLAEMGVAMREDGGTLGVFSPKKTPHLVNLNEDPLMSECLLYYIKDGITRVGREDAEKRQDIVLSGHFIKEEHCLFRSDTRTGGEVIVTLEPCEGADTYVNGKKVTEPSVLRSGNRIIMGKSHVFRFNHPEQARQERERTPCAETPAEPVDWAFAQRELLEKQGIDMKQEMEQRLQELEDQYRREREEANYLLEQQRLDYESKLEALQKQMDSRYYPEANEEEEEPEDEVQWTEREFELALWAFRKWKWYQFTSLRDLLWGNAIFLKEANAISVELKKKVQFQFVLLTDTLYSPLPPDLLPPDAAKDREKRPFPRTIVAVEVQDQKNGATHYWTLEKLRQRLDLMREMYDRAAEVPSSVIEDCDNVVTGGDPFYDRFPWFRLVGSSDISGCNSSPLFNTCMSERMADLTPSPTFSNPDSDITEPADEQHEGQEEEEEEAEDLEEDIFPECPLCDGRDPFYDRSPLFSLVGRAFVYLSNLLYPVPLVHRVAIVSEKGEVKGFLRVAVQAISADEEAPDYGSGVRQSGTAKISFDDQHFEKFQSESCPAVGMSRSGTSQEELRIVEGQGQISDLGPSADEVNNNTCAVTPEDLLLDSPEKSTMDGPLEAALDHLKLGSIFTFRVTVLQASSISAEYADIFCQFNFIHRHDEAFSTEPLKNTGRGPPLGFYHVQNIAVEVTKSFIEYIKSQPIVFEVFGHYQQHPFPPLCKDVLSPLRPSRRHFPRVMPLSKPVPATKLSTMTRPSAGPCQCKYDLMVFFEICELEANGDYIPAVVDHRGGMPCHGTFLLHQGIQRRITVTLVHETGSLIRWKEVRELVVGRIRNTPEADESLIDPNILSLNILSSGYIHPSQDDRISFGNDTRTFYQFETAWDSSMHNSLLLNRVTPYREKIYITLSAYIEMENCTQPAVITKDFCMVFYSRDAKLPASRSIRNLFGSGSLRASESNRVTGVYELSLCRVADAGSPGMQRRRRRVLDTSVAYVRGEENLAGWRPRSDSLILDHQWELEKLSLLQEVEKTRHYLLLREKLETTQRLGLESLSPCSSEDSESRSTSCVSSPLSADGAPEGRTSLPETPSERQKELAVKCLRLLTHTFNREYSHSHVCISASESKSCARLRAETPVHTSAPPQLSEMSVTLMRDPSMSALGVTTLTPSSTCPSLVEGRYNAMEVRTLQVSSRVESPDLEPVVEGEQKKSPARRPEEEKEPQRLLVPDIQEIRVSPIVSKKGYLHFLEPHTNGWVKRFVVVRRPYVYIYNSDKDSVERAILNLSKAQVEYSEDQQAMLKQTPNTFAVCTEHRGILLQASSDKDMHDWLYAFNPLLAGSIRSKLSRRRTAQMRI from the exons CCATCCTGAACCCGAAGCAACCCAAAGAGACACCGAAAAGCTTCAGCTTTGACTATTCCTACTGGTCCCACACCACG CCCGCAGACATCAATTATGCATCCCAGAAGCAGGTGTACCGGGACATTGGCGAGGAGATGTTGCAGCATGCCTTCGAAGGCTATAACGTCTGCATCTTTGCCTACGGGCAGACAGGGGCTGGCAAATCCTACACCATGAtggggaagcaggagaaggaCCAGCAAGGCATCATCCCACAG CTGTGTGAGGACCTCTTCTCCCGAATCAACGACACAACCAACGACAACATGTCCTACTCCGTGGAG GTGAGCTACATGGAGATATACTGCGAGCGGGTCAGAGACCTCCTGAACCCCAAGAACAAGGGGAACCTGCGGGTGAGGGAGCATCCCCTCATGGGCCCCTATGTCGAGGACCTCTCCAAGCTGGCTGTGACCTCCTACAATGACATCCAGGATCTCATGGACTCAGGGAACAAGGCCCG CACGGTGGCTGCCACCAACATGAACGAGACCAGCAGCCGCTCACACGCCGTCTTCAACATCATCTTCACCCAGAAGCGACACGACGCCGAGACGGACATCACCACCGAGAAG GTCAGCAAAATCAGCCTGGTGGACCTGGCTGGGAGCGAGCGAGCTGACTCCACCGGTGCGAAGGGCACGAGGCTGAAG GAAGGAGCAAACATCAACAAGTCCTTGACCACACTGGGGAAAGTCATCTCTGCTCTGGCCGAAATG GATTCAGGGCCAAATAAG aacaagaagaagaagaaaacgGATTTCATCCCCTACCGGGACTCGGTGCTAACCTGGCTGCTGCGGGAGAACCTGG GGGGCAACTCCAGGACCGCCATGGTCGCTGCGCTCAGCCCCGCCGACATCAACTACGATGAGACCCTCAGCACGTTAAG GTATGCTGATCGCGCCAAGCAGATCCGCTGCAACGCCGTCATCAACGAGGACCCCAACAACAAGCTCATCCGGGAGCTGAAGGACGAGGTGGCCCGCCTGCGTGACCTCCTCTACGCCCAGGGTCTCGGGGACATCATTGACA cCCATCCTGCTGCGGAAGGATCCAAAT ATGTGTCCGACTTTGAGAACAATAATGGCACTagtggggcagagctgagccaacGCCATGACAATCTCTCCACAGTGACCAACGCCATTGCCGGCATCAgcccctcttcctccctgtcAGCTCTCTCCAGCCGCGCCGCCTCCGTTGCCAGCCTCCACGAGCGCATCATGTTTGCTCCAGGCAGCGAAGAGGCCATCGAGAGGCTTAAG GAAACAGAGAAGATCATTGCTGAGCTGAACGAGACGTGGGAGGAGAAGCTGCGCAGGACAGAGGCGATCCGGATGGAGAG ggaagCCTTGCTGGCCGAGATGGGGGTGGCCATGAGAGAGGACGGAGGCACCCTGGGTGTTTTCTCTCCTAAAAAG ACGCCCCACTTGGTCAACCTGAACGAGGACCCGCTCATGTCTGAGTGCCTTCTCTACTACATCAAGGACGGGATAACCAG GGTTGGTCGGGAAGATGCAGAGAAGAGGCAGGACATTGTTCTCAGCGGGCACTTCATCAAGGAAGAGCACTGCCTCTTCCGCAGCGACACAAGGACGGGCGGTGAAG TGATTGTGACCCTGGAGCCCTGCGAAGGCGCCGACACCTACGTGAATGGCAAAAAGGTGACGGAGCCCAGCGTCCTGCGGTCAG GAAACCGGATCATCATGGGGAAGAGCCACGTCTTCCGCTTCAACCACCCCGAGCAGGCCCGGCAGGAGCGGGAGCGGACGCCGTGTGCGGAGACGCCCGCCGAGCCCGTGGACTGGGCCTTTGCCCAGagagagctgctggagaagcagggcATCGACATGAAGCAGGAGATGGAGCAGAG GCTGCAGGAACTGGAGGACCAGTACCGGCGGGAGAGGGAGGAGGCCAATTACCttctggagcagcagaggctg GACTATGAGAGCAAATTGGaggctctgcagaagcagatgGACTCTAGGTATTACCCTGAGGCCAACGAGGAAGAAGAAGAACCTGAAGATGAAG TGcagtggacggagcgggagttCGAGCTCGCCCTCTGGGCCTTCAGGAAGTGGAAGTGGTACCAGTTCACCTCCCTCCGTGACCTGCTGTGGGGCAACGCCATCTTCCTCAAGGAAGCCAACGCCATCAGCGTGGAGCTGAAGAAAAAG GTCCAGTTCCAGTTTGTCCTCCTGACGGACACGCTGTATTCGCCGCTCCCTCCCGACCTGCTGCCTCCTGATGCTGCCAAGGACCGGGAGAAGCGGCCGTTCCCCCGGACCATCGTGGCTGTGGAGGTGCAGGACCAGAAGAACGGGGCAACGCATTACTGGACCCTGGAGAAGCTCAG GCAGCGCCTGGACCTAATGCGCGAAATGTACGACCGTGCAGCAGAAGTGCCTTCGAGCGTCATCGAGGACTGCGACAACGTGGTGACCGGCGGAGATCCCTTCTACGACCGCTTCCCGTGGTTCAGGCTGGTTGGCAG TTCAGATATCTCTGGCTGCAACAGCTCTCCTCTTTTCAACACATGCATGAGCGAGCGCATGGCTGATCTCACCCCCTCCCCTACCTTCTCGAACCCCGACTCCGACATCACCGAGCCTGCTGACGAGCAGCacgaggggcaggaggaggaggaggaggaggcggaggacCTGGAGGAAGACATCTTTCCGGAGTGCCCGCTGTGTGATGGCCGGGATCCGTTTTACGACCGCTCCCCCCTGTTCAGTTTAGTAGGAAG GGCCTTCGTGTACCTCAGCAACCTGCTGTACCCCGTGCCCCTGGTCCATCGCGTGGCCATCGTCAGCGAGAAGGGCGAGGTGAAGGGCTTCCTGCGCGTGGCCGTCCAGGCCATCTCAG CCGACGAGGAGGCCCCGGACTATGGCTCCGGAGTGCGGCAGTCGGGGACGGCGAAGATATCCTTTGACGACCAGCACTTTGAGAAG TTCCAGTCCGAGTCCTGCCCCGCCGTGGGGATGTCCCGCTCGGGAACCTCCCAGGAGGAGCTGCGCATCGTCGAAGGCCAGGGGCAGATCAGTGACTTGGGGCCCTCCGCCGACGAAGTCAACAACAACACCTGCGCAG TGACACCAGAGGACCTTCTCCTGGACAGCCCAGAGAAGTCCACAATGGATGGGCCCCTGGAGGCAGCTCTGGACCACCTGAAGCTGGGCAGCATCTTCACTTTCCGAGTGACTGTCCTGCAAGCCTCCAGCATCTCAGCAGAATATGCAGATATCTTCTGCCAGTTCAA CTTCATCCATCGCCACGACGAGGCCTTTTCAACAGAGCCCTTGAAGAACACAGGGCGAGGGCCGCCGCTGGGTTTCTACCACGTCCAAAAC atTGCTGTGGAGGTGACCAAGTCCTTCATCGAGTACATCAAGAGCCAGCCGATCGTATTTGAAGTTTTTGGGCACTATCAGCAACACCCCTTCCCACCTCTCTGCAAGGACGTCCTCAG CCCACTGAGGCCATCCCGGCGCCACTTCCCCCGGGTGATGCCGCTCTCCAAGCCAG tgcctgccACCAAACTGAGCACCATGACTCGTCCCAGCGCCGGACCCTGCCAGTGCAAGTACGACCTGATGGTCTTCTTCGAGATCTGCGAGCTGGAGGCCAATGGCGA CTACATCCCGGCCGTTGTGGACCACCGCGGAGGCATGCCGTGCCACGGCACCTTCCTGCTCCACCAG GGTATCCAGAGGAGGATCACCGTCACCTTGGTGCATGAAACGGGCAGCCTGATCCGCTGGAAGGAAGTGCGGGAGCTGGTTGTGG GTCGGATCCGGAACACCCCAGAAGCTGACGAGTCTCTCATCGACCCCAACATCCTGTCCCTGAACATCCTGTCCTCTGGCTACATCCATCCTTCCCAGGATGACCG CATTTCATTCGGAAATGACACTAG GACTTTCTACCAGTTTGAGACGGCGTGGGACAGCTCCATGCACAACTCCCTGCTGCTCAACCGCGTCACCCCGTACCGGGAGAAAATCTACATCACCCTTTCCGCATACATCGAG ATGGAGAACTGCACCCAGCCCGCCGTCATCACCAAAGATTTCTGCATGGTTTTCTACTCCCGCGACGCCAAGCTCCCTGCCTCCCGCTCCATCCGCAACCTCTTCGGCAGCGGCAGCCTGCGGGCTTCCGAGAG CAACCGCGTGACGGGCGTCTACGAGCTGAGCCTGTGCCGTGTGGCGGACGCCGGCAGTCCAG GCATGCAGAGGCGTCGCCGGCGTGTGCTGGACACCTCCGTAGCCTACGTCAGGGGAGAGGAGAACCTGGCCGGCTGGCGGCCCCGCAGCGACAGCCTCATCCTCGACCATCAGTGGGAGCTGGAGAAACTCAGCCTCCTGCAAGAA GTGGAGAAGACCAGGCACTACCTGCTGCTGCGTGAGAAGCTGGAGACCACCCAGCGGCTGGGCCTGGAGAGCCTGTCCCCGTGCTCCAGCGAGGACTCCGAGTCTCGAAGCACCTCCTGCGTCTCCTCCCCGCTGTCTGCCGACGGGGCCCCGGAGGGACGGACCTCTCTGCCCGAGACCCCCAGCGAGAGGCAGAAGGAGCTGGCTGTGAAG TGCCTGCGCCTGCTCACGCACACCTTCAACCGCGAGTACAGCCACAGCCACGTCTGCATCAGCGCCAGCGAGAGCAAG AGCTGTGCCCGGCTTCGGGCAGAGACTCCAGTCCACACCTCCGCTCCTCCACAGCTGTCTGAAATGTCTGTGACCCTGATGAGAGATCCCTCCATGTCAGCTCTCGGGGTCACCACCCTCACCCCCTCCTCAACCTGCCCATCGCTGGTGGAAGGACGCTACAATGCCATGGAAGTCAG AACCCTGCAGGTCTCCTCCAGGGTGGAGAGTCCTGACCTGGAGCCTGTGGTGGAAGGGGAGCAGAAGAAGTCCCCAGCCCGCCGgcctgaggaagagaaggagccCCAGCGTCTGCTGGTGCCCGACATTCAGGAGATCCGGGTCAG ccccatCGTCTCCAAGAAGGGCTACCTGCACTTCCTGGAGCCCCACACCAACGGGTGGGTGAAGCGCTTCGTGGTGGTCAGGCGCCCGTACGTCTACATCTACAACTCGGACAAGGACTCGGTGGAGAGGGCCATACTCAACCTCTCCAAGGCCCAAGTGGAGTACAGCGAGGACCAGCAGGCCATGCTGAAG CAGACCCCCAACACCTTCGCGGTGTGCACGGAGCACCGGGGCATCCTGCTGCAGGCGAGCAGTGACAAGGACATGCACGACTGGCTCTACGCCTTCAACCCCCTCCTGGCTGGGTCCATAAG ATCCAAGCTGTCCAGAAGGAGAACAGCCCAGATGAGAATCTAA